Proteins co-encoded in one Salvia splendens isolate huo1 chromosome 4, SspV2, whole genome shotgun sequence genomic window:
- the LOC121801310 gene encoding oligouridylate-binding protein 1-like, producing the protein MEQQQQQRMKQQQQQLALMQHSLYHPALLAPPPPQIEPILSGNLPPGFDSSTCRTVYVGNIHPQVTEPLLQEVFSGTGPLEGCKLIRKEKSSYGFVDYFDRRSAALAIVTLNGRHLFGQPIKVNWAYATAQREDTSNHFNIFVGDLSPEVTDATLFACFSAYPTCSDARVMWDQKTGRSRGFGFVSFRSQQDAQCSINELNGKWLGSRQIRCNWAAKGAGQGDEQQKPESKNVVELTNGTSDDGQDKRNEDAPENNPQYTTVYVGNLSPEVTSVDLHRHFHAMGAGVIEDVRIQRDKGFGFIRYSSHAEASRAIQMGNARILFGKPLKCSWGSKPTPPGTSSTPLPPPAAAAHMPGFAAADLEAYEQQLAMSKLGAAMNPQAHRLAAATQQMYDGGYMNMAPAQQPLYYQR; encoded by the exons AtggagcagcagcagcagcaaagGATGAAGCAGCAACAGCAGCAGCTAGCGCTGATGCAGCACTCCCTTTACCATCCCGCTCTTCtcgcccctcctcctcctcag ATAGAACCAATCTTGAGTGGGAATTTGCCTCCTGGATTTGACTCAAGTACATGCCGCACTGT GTATGTTGGAAACATCCACCCTCAAGTTACCGAACCTCTTCTTCAGGAAGTTTTCTCAGGTACAGGTCCTCTTGAAGGCTGCAAGCTCATTCGGAAAGAAAAG TCATCCTATGGTTTTGTGGATTACTTTGATCGTCGATCAGCTGCACTCGCCATCGTGACTCTTAATGGCAGGCATTT GTTTGGACAGCCGATAAAAGTCAACTGGGCTTATGCTACTGCTCAGCGAGAGGACACATCAA ATCACTTCAACATTTTTGTTGGCGATCTTAGCCCGGAGGTTACTGATGCTACCTTATTTGCATGTTTCTCTGCATATCCTACTTGCTC AGACGCAAGGGTGATGTGGGACCAAAAGACTGGCCGATCGAggggttttggttttgtttCTTTTCGCAGTCAGCAG GATGCTCAATGCTCAATAAATGAATTGAATG GGAAGTGGCTTGGAAGCAGACAAATTCGCTGCAATTGGGCGGCAAAAGGTGCTGGCCAAGGCGATGAGCAGCAGAAGCCCGAGTCCAAAAATGTTGTGGAACTAACAAATGGAACGTCTG ATGATGGCCAAGATAAACGGAACGAAGATGCTCCAGAGAATAATCCACAGTATACAACTGTTTATGTGGGAAACCTTTCTCCTGAA GTCACATCGGTTGATCTCCATCGCCATTTTCACGCAATGGGAGCTGGAGTGATTGAAGATGTCCGCATTCAGAGAGACAAAGGTTTTGGGTTCATAAGGTACAGCAGCCACGCTGAAGCTTCCCGTGCTATCCAGATGGGAAATGCTCGCATTCTTTTCGGCAAGCCACTTAAG TGCTCGTGGGGCAGCAAGCCGACCCCTCCCGGAACAAGCTCAACCCCACTTCCTCCACCAGCCGCGGCAGCACACATGCCCGGTTTCGCAGCTGCTGACCTGGAGGCCTACGAACAACAGCTTGCTATGAGTAAGCTAGGCGCTGCTATGAATCCCCAGGCCCACCGTCTCGCTGCTGCTACCCAACAGATGTACGATGGTGGGTACATGAACATGGCTCCGGCCCAGCAACCCCTCTACTACCAGCGTTAA
- the LOC121797648 gene encoding FCS-Like Zinc finger 13-like codes for MLGKTSKPVIEILTGSFSSGAGSPRTQIQSPRGLKSLDLGAVGLGIVAALEKSGGSRDGIPALFSRNFTRSSPIPVNSPINCCRRREAEEDSSEEYTIVTCHGGNKSYTKVYSAEGGRKGDGRSPFRIQSGKMSNRAAVFHISPARGAEAGGAPTPDFLNSCDLCRKKLHGKDIYMYRGEKAFCSADCRYTQMVMDERKEKCSAEAAAAEVVGSPYANGQMFTAGILAV; via the exons ATGTTAGGGAAGACATCGAAGCCGGTGATCGAGATTCTCACCGGCTCCTTCTCTTCCGGCGCCGGAAGCCCTAGGACTCAGATTCAGTCGCCGAGGGGGCTGAAGAGCCTAGATCTCGGCGCCGTGGGGTTGGGCATCGTCGCGGCGCTCGAGAAATCCGGCGGCAGTAGAGATGGAATTCCGGCGCTGTTCAGCCGGAATTTCACGCGATCGAGTCCGATTCCGGTGAATTCGCCGATTAATTGCTGCAGGAGGCGAGAGGCGGAGGAGGATAGCTCGGAGGAGTACACGATAGTGACGTGTCACGGCGGGAACAAGTCGTACACGAAGGTGTACTCGGCGGAAGGAGGTAGGAAGGGCGACGGAAGATCTCCTTTCAGAATACAGAGCGGTAAGATGAGCAATCGCGCCGCCGTATTCCATATATCTCCGGCGAGAGGAGCGGAGGCTGGAGGTGCTCCGACTCCGGATTTTCTGAATTCGTGCGATTTGTGCAGGAAGAAACTCCACGGCAAGGACATATACATGTACAG AGGTGAGAAAGCGTTTTGTAGCGCGGATTGCCGGTATACGCAGATGGTGATGGATGAGCGGAAGGAAAAGTGTAGCGCggaagcggcggcggcggaagtCGTAGGCTCGCCGTATGCAAACGGGCAGATGTTCACCGCCGGAATTTTGGCTGTGTAG
- the LOC121801590 gene encoding protein TIFY 10A-like has protein sequence MASFDIVDSGRLPPAATRSNFSQTCSLLSQYLKEKGTFGDLTLGLTPTPEIKDAPTETVNFLSAIENSGNRNPKSAVETAPMTIFYGGQVMVFNDFPADKAQDILALASKSSAVVAPPPAAESSSGVPTFVAAQPSLDSDLPIARKNSLARFLEKRRDRVTANAPYPAAARKEAPVPPPKAEEWLGLRPQIQRN, from the exons ATGGCTTCCTTCGACATCGTCGATTCCGGCAGACTCCCTCCCGCCGCTACCAGGTCCAATTTCTCCCAGACCTGCAGCCTCCTCAGCCAGTATCTCAAGGAGAAGGGCACCTTCGGCgacctcaccctcggcctcacTCCCACCCCCGAAATCAAAG ATGCTCCTACGGAGACGGTCAATTTTCTGTCGGCGATTGAGAATTCCGGCAACAGAAACCCTAAATCGGCGGTGGAGACTGCGCCGATGACGATATTCTACGGCGGACAGGTCATGGTCTTCAATGACTTTCCGGCGGATAAGGCGCAGGATATCCTAGCTTTAGCTAGCAAGTCCAGCGCCGTGGTTGCTCCGCCTCCCGCTGCCGAGTCCTCCTCCGGTGTACCTACCTTCGTGGCCGCTCAGCCGTCTCTTGATTCTG ATTTACCGATTGCTAGGAAGAATTCTTTGGCGCGGTTCTTGGAGAAGAGGCGGGACAGGGTAACCGCAAATGCGCCGTATCCAGCGGCGGCAAGGAAGGAAGCGCCGGTGCCGCCGCCGAAGGCGGAGGAGTGGCTTGGATTGAGGCCGCAGATTCAGCGCAACTAg